A part of Acropora palmata chromosome 6, jaAcrPala1.3, whole genome shotgun sequence genomic DNA contains:
- the LOC141884049 gene encoding putative G-protein coupled receptor No18: MPCWLFILVADIKNIPKGDQLSQTVLYYSWQFIDILCSTASIVNLCMISIDRHMAINSPLTYHSRMTPRRAKASIAFGWLYAFLCASLSIVTVVKPVKITAGPVYGVFISFAAFFIPLSILIVVYGKIFFVSLRQVRLIHSIRSVIQGINCENTFKFRFELKLTKILGVVVGAFIICWAPFFSMVFVTAVCRACPTNFTRVWVNSSKLLHYSNSLINPLIYVLFTRSFRTAFQQILRGFCCKGDCRIRDHLRIPKGGSVVPEK, from the coding sequence ATGCCCTGTTGGTTGTTCATTCTTGTAGCGGACATAAAAAATATCCCTAAAGGAGATCAACTGAGTCAGACTGTGCTCTATTACTCATGGCAATTCATAGATATACTTTGCAGCACAGCGTCTATCGTGAATCTCTGTATGATCAGCATTGATAGACACATGGCAATCAATTCTCCATTGACCTATCACAGTCGTATGACCCCGAGGCGCGCTAAGGCTTCTATTGCATTCGGATGGCTCTACGCCTTTCTGTGTGCGTCTCTATCGATTGTAACTGTGGTAAAACCAGTCAAGATCACTGCTGGACCCGTTTACGGAGTGTTTATATCCTTCGCGGCTTTCTTTATCCCCTTATCTATTCTTATCGTCGTATACggtaaaatttttttcgtatcTTTGCGGCAAGTTCGTCTGATCCACAGCATTCGGTCTGTGATTCAAGGAATTAACTGCGAAAACACTTTCAAATTTCGCTTCGAACTCAAACTTACGAAAATTCTTGGTGTTGTAGTTGGAGCGTTTATAATTTGTTGGGCACCTTTCTTTTCTATGGTTTTTGTCACCGCAGTTTGTCGTGCCTGTCCCACTAATTTCACTAGAGTATGGGTGAATTCCAGCAAGTTGCTTCATTATTCCAACAGCTTGATCAACCCATTGATTTACGTGTTGTTCACTCGATCATTTCGCACTGCGTTTCAGCAGATACTTCGTGGGTTTTGTTGCAAAGGGGACTGCAGAATTCGGGACCATCTACGGATCCCGAAAGGGGGGAGTGTGGTACCTGAAAAATGA
- the LOC141884048 gene encoding alkaline phosphatase-like has protein sequence MSSLSRAANFCLFSWFIVLSGVKANIFQNQDSNSWYQDGVRLIQQNLKVKPNTRTARNAVVFLGDGMGVTTVTAARILAGQLKGNPGEETELSWEQFPWSALAKTYAADLQGTDSASSMTAILCGVKTNEDILGVDERVKKDDCSSLKEENKAISILALAENAGMSTGIVTTTRVTHATPASAYAHSANRDWEADADFGSSANAPGFNCKDIASQLVDFSYGNGIEVIFGGGRRKFLHQGQADPEYPGKKGERLDRKDLIQQWLDKHNNSRYVWNQAQFDQIDPEKVDHVIGLFEYSHMKYEVNRLNDTAGEPSIEEMTEKAIKILQKNPKGFFLLVEGGRIDHGHHSGRAVTALHDAVAMDKAVAKTKQIVDREETLITVTADHSHVFTIGGYPKRGNPLFGLIKKVDNQHALDLDGKPYTTLGYANGPGGLNGTRPNITNVHTADKKYRQQATVLLRSETHGSEDVGIFADGPGAYLFHGVVEQQYIFHVLDHALCLSQSKQNSCYRQGDRRQVDINSAANEKLYISSMFAGILLLRVLQFLWT, from the exons GAGTAAAGGCTAACATTTTCCAAAATCAAGACAGCAATTCTTGGTACCAGGATGGAGTCAGGCTTATCCAGCAAAATCTGAAAGTCAAACCAAACACGCGCACTGCCAGAAACGCTGTTGTATTTCTTGGAGATGGAATGGGTGTCACCACTGTCACAGCTGCGAGGATTCTGGCCGGACAATTAAAGGGGAACCCGGGAGAGGAAACTGAGTTAAGCTGGGAGCAATTTCCATGGTCAGCTCTAGCGAAGACATACGCTGCTGATCTGCAAGGGACAGACTCTGCAAGTTCGATGACAGCAATATTGTGTGGAGTTAAGACCAACGAAG ATATCCTCGGTGTTGATGAACGTGTTAAAAAAGACGACTGCTCGTCGTTGAAGGAAGAAAACAAGGCCATCTCCATCCTTGCTCTTGCTGAGAATGCTGGGATGTCAACTGGAATCGTGACAACCACGCGCGTCACCCACGCCACTCCCGCCAGTGCTTATGCACACTCGGCTAATCGTGACTGGGAGGCTGATGCCGATTTCGGGAGCAGCGCAAATGCTCCAGGATTCAACTGCAAAGACATTG CCTCACAGCTAGTTGATTTTTCATATGGTAATGGTATAGAAGTGATATTCGGCGGAGGGCGCAGAAAATTTCTGCATCAAGGTCAGGCAGATCCCGAGTACCCGGGTAAGAAGGGAGAGAGGCTGGACAGGAAGGATTTGATCCAACAATGGCTTGACAAACATAACAACTCTAGATATGTGTGGAACCAAGCTCAATTTGATCAAATCGATCCAGAGAAAGTTGATCACGTGATTG GACTCTTTGAATATTCACATATGAAATATGAAGTGAACCGCCTTAATGATACAGCAGGGGAGCCCTCGATTGAAGAAATGACGGAGAAGGCCatcaaaatattgcaaaagaaTCCCAAGGGATTCTTTCTATTGGTGGAAG GTGGACGTATTGACCACGGGCATCACTCTGGTCGGGCTGTCACTGCTCTGCACGATGCAGTAGCTATGGATAAAGCAGTTGCCAAAACGAAGCAAATTGTAGACAGag AGGAAACACTGATAACTGTAACCGCTGACCACTCTCATGTCTTTACGATCGGTGGATACCCGAAGCGTGGGAACCCTTTGTTTGGTTTGATAAAAAAAGTAGACAATCAGCATGCCTTGGATCTCGATGGTAAACCATACACCACTCTTGGATACGCCAATGGACCTGGGGGGCTAAACGGAACAAGACCTAATATCACTAACGTTCACACCGCTGACAAAAAATACCGACAGCAAGCCACTGTTTTACTTAGATCTGAAACTCATGGATCAGAGGATGTTG GTATATTCGCGGACGGGCCTGGTGCCTACTTGTTCCATGGCGTTGTCGAACAGCAATATATTTTTCACGTGTTGGATCACGCTTTGTGTTTGagccaaagcaagcaaaacTCGTGCTACAGACAGGGCGATAGAAGACAGGTGGATATCAACAGTGCAGCTAATGAGAAACTGTACATTAGTTCAATGTTCGCGGGGATACTGCTACTTCGAGTGTTACAGTTTTTGTGGACCTGA